Proteins encoded within one genomic window of Humulus lupulus chromosome 1, drHumLupu1.1, whole genome shotgun sequence:
- the LOC133795751 gene encoding telomere repeat-binding factor 1-like: protein MGAPKQKWTQEEEAALKAGVVKHGAGKWRTILKDPEFSGVLYLRSNVDLKDKWRNMSVMANGWGSRDKARVALRRIQHVPKQDENTFGSSAVHSDEESAEFMPPAVSSDTQQMQQSSGPKRTIVRLDNLIMEAVASLMEPGGSNKTAIATYIEEQYRAPPDFKRLLSAKLKFLTSSGKLIKVKRKYRIAPTPSIHGRRTSSAMLLEGRHRDFSNFSNDDITVLAKEQVDLELAQMRKMTAKEAAAAAARAVAEAEIAIAEAEEATREAEEAEADAEAAQAFADAAMKTLKARNAQKMMMQI from the exons ATGGGTGCTCCAAAGCAAAAATGGACACAAGAAGAAGAAGCAGCTCTTAAAGCTGGAGTTGTGAAGCATGGAGCAGGAAAATGGCGCACAATACTCAAAGATCCAGAATTTAGTGGTGTCTTGTATCTCCGCTCAAACGTAGATCTTaag GATaaatggagaaatatgagtgtcATGGCTAATGGATGGGGTTCTCGGGATAAGGCTAGGGTAGCACTTAGAAGGATCCAACATGTTCCTAAGCAGGATGAAAATACTTTCGGTAGCAGTGCTGTTCACAGTGATGAAGAATCTGCAGAATTCATGCCTCCTGCAGTATCTAGTGATACACAGCAGATGCAGCAGAGTTCCGGTCCAAAAAGAACTATTGTAAG GCTGGACAATCTTATTATGGAGGCTGTGGCTAGCTTGATGGAGCCTGGGGGTTCTAATAAGACAGCTATTGCTACTTATATCGAG GAACAATATCGAGCTCCTCCAGATTTTAAAAGGCTATTGTCAGCGAAGTTAAAGTTTTTAACATCAAGTGGTAAACTGATTAag GTCAAACGCAAGTATAGGATAGCACCTACTCCATCAATTCATGGGAGGAGAACTTCCTCAGCAATGCTATTGGAAGGACGCCACAGGGATTTTTCAAACTTTAGTAATGATGACATCACCGTACTTGCAAAAGAGCAGGTTGACTTAGAGTTAGCCCAGATGAGAAAAATGACTGCAAAAGAGGCTGCTGCAGCGGCTGCTCGAGCTGTTGCAGAGGCAGAAATTGCTATTGCAGAAGCTGAAGAGGCAACGAGGGAGGCAGAGGAAGCAGAAGCTGATGCAGAAGCAGCACAAGCTTTTGCAGATGCAGCAATGAAAACTCTAAAGGCGAGAAATGCCCAGAAGATG ATGATGCAAATTTGA